In the Nicotiana tabacum cultivar K326 chromosome 16, ASM71507v2, whole genome shotgun sequence genome, one interval contains:
- the LOC107764527 gene encoding putative xyloglucan glycosyltransferase 12, which yields MAPSFNWWAKETHRGTPVVVKMENPNNWSMVELEGPSEDDFLLPNDDVSMSPFKREKVRNKNAKQLTWVLLLKAHKAAGCLTSIASALFSLGAAVRRRIASGRTDSDNPAGKNRFYTCIKIFLWLSVILLGFEIAAYFKGWHFNAPDLQLQYLYSLDFHTFANPLAVKSVFDSFYSKWVLIRVKYLAPPLQFLANACIVLFLIQSVDRLVLCLGCFWIKIKKIKPVAKQGPLDLESGDASGYYPMVLVQIPMCNEKEVYQQSIAAVCCLEWPKSRFLIQILDDSDDPTTQTLIKEEVHKWQKEGANIIYRHRVIREGYKAGNLKSAMNCSYVKDYEFVAIFDADFQPTPDFLKRTVPYFKDNEDLGLVQARWSFVNKDENLLTRLQHINLAFHFEVEQQVNGIFLNFFGFNGTAGVWRIKALEESGGWLERTTVEDMDIAVRAHLHGWKFVFLNDVECQCELPESYEAYRKQQHRWHSGPMQLFRLCLPAIIKSKISIWKKGNLIFLFFLLRKLILPFYSFTLFCIILPMTMFIPEATLPSWVVCYIPATMSFLNILPAPKSFPFIVPYLLFENTMSVTKFNAMVSGLFQLGSAYEWVVTKKSGRSSEGDLASLVEEKPKHQRGVSVPDLEELREEIKEKEKKASKKKKHNRIYTKELALAFLLLTASVRSLLSAQGIHFYFLLFQGISFLLVGLDLIGEQVD from the exons ATGGCACCATCTTTTAACTGGTGGGCTAAAGAGACTCATAGGGGTACACCAGTAGTAGTAAAAATGGAAAATCCAAACAATTGGTCAATGGTTGAGCTTGAAGGACCCTCCGAGGATGACTTTTTATTACCAAACGATGATGTTTCAATGTCTCCATTCAAACGTGAAAAAGTCCGAAACAAGAATGCTAAACAGCTCACTTGGGTTCTTTTACTCAAAGCTCATAAAGCTGCTGGTTGTTTAACTTCCATAGCATCAGCATTGTTCAGCCTCGGCGCCGCCGTCCGCCGCCGTATAGCCTCCGGGAGGACTGACTCCGACAACCCAGCTGGCAAGAACCGGTTCTACACTTGCATAAAGATCTTCCTTTGGTTGTCGGTAATCTTGTTAGGTTTCGAAATAGCTGCATATTTTAAAGGCTGGCACTTTAATGCTCCAGATCTTCAACTGCAGTATTTATACTCTTTGGATTTTCACACATTCGCAAATCCATTAGCTGTGAAGAGTGTGTTTGATTCGTTTTATTCCAAGTGGGTTTTGATTAGAGTGAAATATCTTGCCCCTCCTCTTCAATTCTTAGCCAATGCTTGCATTGTGCTTTTCCTTATCCAGAGTGTGGATAGATTAGTACTGTGTTTAGGGTGTTTTTGGATCAAGATTAAGAAGATTAAGCCAGTGGCTAAACAGGGTCCACTGGATCTGGAATCTGGTGATGCTAGTGGTTACTACCCTATGGTTCTTGTTCAGATCCCTATGTGTAATGAAAAAGAG GTTTATCAACAATCTATTGCTGCTGTGTGTTGTTTGGAGTGGCCTAAGTCAAGGTTTTTGATTCAAATTCTTGATGATTCTGATGATCCTACTACTCAGACATTGATCAAAGAGGAGGTGCATAAATGGCAAAAGGAAGGTGCTAATATAATATACAGGCATAGAGTGATTAGAGAAGGTTATAAAGCTGGTAACCTTAAGTCAGCAATGAATTGCAGCTATGTCAAAGATTATGAATTTGTTGCCATTTTTGATGCTGATTTTCAGCCAACtcctgattttcttaaaagaaccGTTCCTTATTTCAAG GATAATGAGGACCTAGGATTGGTTCAAGCAAGGTGGTCTTTTGTGAACAAGGATGAAAATCTACTAACAAGGCTGCAACACATTAATTTGGCTTTTCATTTTGAAGTGGAGCAGCAGGTGAATGGTATTTTCCTGAATTTCTTTGGCTTTAATGGGACTGCTGGAGTATGGAGGATAAAGGCATTAGAAGAATCTGGTGGTTGGTTAGAAAGAACTACTGTTGAAGATATGGACATTGCAGTTCGGGCTCATCTTCACGGTTGGAAATTCGTCTTTCTTAATGATGTTGAG TGCCAATGTGAGTTACCGGAATCATATGAAGCATATAGGAAGCAACAACATAGATGGCATTCTGGGCCAATGCAGTTGTTCCGTCTCTGTTTACCTGCCATCATTAAATCAAAG ATAAGCATTTGGAAGAAGGGCAATTTGAtattccttttcttccttttgaggAAGCTGATATTGCCATTTTATTCATTCACTTTGTTTTGCATAATCCTCCCAATGACAATGTTCATTCCTGAGGCAACGCTCCCATCGTGGGTTGTCTGTTACATCCCTGCCACCATGTCATTCCTCAATATACTTCCGGCGCCTAAATCTTTCCCTTTCATCGTTCCATACCTTCTGTTCGAAAACACCATGTCTGTTACCAAGTTCAATGCCATGGTCTCAGGACTCTTCCAACTCGGAAGTGCATACGAATGGGTAGTCACCAAGAAATCAGGGCGTTCCTCGGAGGGCGACCTCGCCTCGTTAGTCGAGGAAAAACCGAAACACCAACGAGGTGTTTCAGTACCTGATTTGGAGGAATTGAGAGAGGAAATTAAGGAGAAGGAGAAAAAGGcatcaaagaagaagaagcacaACAGAATATATACAAAAGAATTGGCCTTGGCTTTCTTGCTATTGACAGCTTCAGTGAGGAGCCTATTATCAGCTCAAGGAATCCACTTTTACTTCTTGCTGTTTCAAGGTATATCATTCCTGCTCGTTGGACTAGACTTGATCGGTGAGCAGGTCGATTAA